Proteins encoded by one window of Micromonospora coxensis:
- a CDS encoding DUF1800 domain-containing protein — translation MTEREAVAHLLRRATFGPTAEEVDRAQRDGVAGTLDRLLDPDGPDRGAAATPIPDLGPDPAARLGRGAGREQRQQANKERREQVSTLTGWWLSRMVAAEHQLDEKLLFFWHGHWATSVQKVRSAPLMARQLQTLRRHGRGPLPPLVDAMVRDPALILWLDGQKNTRAAPNENLARELMELFTLGVGGGYSEADVKEGARALTGWVVDRRTGTARVQPGRHDPGPKTILGRRAAFDAGSYARLLAERPEAARFVAGRLWFRFAGTHLPAPEDLAGPDTTATLRRIFTAPAFAQTRDTLVKQPVEWLVGAARQLGVRPAALPDKDRRRLLAGLNALDQVPLRPPSVGGWPAGTAWLTTSSLQARLRTADVLAAATAPTVLARLTAAPPAGRPDALARLLVVDRWSERTRAALTPLAREPRRLIVAGLVSPEYAVS, via the coding sequence ATGACGGAGCGCGAAGCGGTGGCGCACCTGCTGCGCCGGGCGACGTTCGGGCCCACCGCCGAGGAGGTGGACCGGGCGCAGCGCGACGGCGTGGCCGGTACCCTCGACCGGCTGCTCGACCCGGACGGCCCGGACCGTGGCGCGGCCGCCACCCCGATCCCGGACCTGGGCCCCGACCCCGCCGCGCGGCTCGGCAGGGGCGCCGGCCGGGAGCAGCGACAGCAGGCCAACAAGGAACGCCGTGAACAGGTGAGCACGCTGACCGGGTGGTGGCTGTCCCGGATGGTCGCCGCCGAGCACCAGCTCGACGAGAAGTTGCTCTTCTTCTGGCACGGCCACTGGGCGACCAGCGTGCAGAAGGTCCGGTCGGCCCCGCTGATGGCGCGGCAGTTGCAGACACTGCGCCGCCACGGGCGGGGCCCGCTGCCACCGCTGGTGGACGCCATGGTCCGGGACCCGGCCCTGATCCTCTGGCTCGACGGCCAGAAGAACACCCGCGCCGCCCCGAACGAGAACCTGGCCCGCGAGCTGATGGAGCTGTTCACCCTGGGCGTCGGTGGCGGCTACAGCGAGGCCGACGTCAAGGAGGGCGCCCGGGCCCTCACCGGCTGGGTGGTCGACCGGCGCACCGGCACGGCCCGCGTCCAACCGGGACGGCACGACCCCGGCCCGAAGACGATCCTCGGCCGCCGGGCCGCGTTCGACGCCGGCTCGTACGCCCGGCTGCTGGCCGAACGACCGGAGGCCGCCCGGTTCGTCGCCGGCCGGCTCTGGTTCCGCTTCGCCGGGACGCACCTGCCCGCGCCGGAGGACCTCGCCGGCCCCGACACGACGGCCACGCTGCGCCGCATCTTCACCGCGCCGGCCTTCGCGCAGACCCGCGACACCCTGGTCAAGCAGCCCGTCGAGTGGCTCGTCGGCGCGGCGCGGCAGCTCGGCGTACGGCCGGCGGCGCTGCCCGACAAGGACCGGCGGCGGCTGCTGGCCGGGCTGAACGCCCTCGACCAGGTGCCGCTGCGCCCACCGAGCGTCGGCGGCTGGCCGGCCGGCACCGCCTGGCTGACCACCTCGTCGTTGCAGGCCCGGCTGCGCACCGCCGACGTGCTCGCCGCCGCGACCGCGCCCACCGTGCTGGCCCGGCTGACCGCCGCGCCGCCGGCCGGCCGGCCCGACGCGCTGGCCCGGCTGCTCGTGGTCGACCGGTGGAGCGAGCGGACCAGGGCCGCCCTGACCCCGCTGGCCCGCGAGCCGCGCCGGCTGATCGTGGCCGGCCTGGTCAGTCCCGAGTACGCGGTCAGCTGA
- a CDS encoding family 43 glycosylhydrolase, with protein MRRYPSNWPDPQPYGLADARWDLWPREDNSFILPLELRPRDEELGRVWIRDTYVNCFVVDGRPVYVATGTSRVPGLDKAAPWNDGIFVWVAPSLKGPWRLADTTGIRPEAEKGKVWSPEFVGENRPGRTVVAPWQEHWYDGQARRRGQTWAPEVHYFRGTWYVVACTGGDALKSGSFLLISEGGVEGPYRLAEGNLDKPFGDPVKKEPKYHIDGSLYTEGDDAWLVLHNDLYAKFRDDMEDIVPTTNLPTFQQTPYTPEPYLEGAYVFKYQGRYHLLHAAWSKTSTDPDGSTGYTYLPGSAQERFQYDVIVAVSDNFEGPYSERYTAGVGIGHNNFFMDRSGHLWATFFRNPAGGYWADPARVDDSAVAGVVRLEWTGPEGNRLYVERRNRGHLLGG; from the coding sequence ATGCGGCGGTATCCGTCGAACTGGCCGGATCCACAGCCGTACGGTCTTGCGGATGCCCGGTGGGATCTGTGGCCGCGGGAGGACAACTCGTTCATCCTGCCGCTGGAGTTGCGGCCCCGCGACGAGGAGTTGGGTCGGGTCTGGATCCGGGACACCTATGTCAACTGCTTCGTGGTCGATGGTCGGCCGGTCTACGTCGCCACGGGCACCAGTCGGGTGCCCGGGCTGGACAAGGCCGCGCCGTGGAACGACGGGATCTTCGTGTGGGTGGCCCCGAGCCTGAAGGGACCGTGGAGGTTGGCGGACACCACGGGCATCCGGCCGGAGGCGGAGAAGGGCAAGGTCTGGTCACCGGAGTTCGTCGGCGAGAACCGGCCGGGACGCACGGTCGTCGCGCCGTGGCAGGAGCACTGGTACGACGGGCAGGCCCGCAGACGCGGCCAGACCTGGGCTCCGGAGGTGCACTACTTCCGCGGTACGTGGTACGTCGTCGCCTGCACGGGTGGTGACGCGTTGAAGTCGGGTTCGTTCCTGCTCATCAGTGAGGGCGGGGTCGAGGGCCCGTACCGGCTCGCCGAGGGCAACCTCGACAAGCCCTTCGGCGATCCCGTCAAGAAGGAACCGAAGTACCACATCGACGGCAGCCTGTACACCGAGGGCGACGACGCGTGGCTCGTGCTGCACAACGACCTGTACGCCAAGTTCCGCGACGACATGGAGGACATCGTCCCGACGACGAACCTCCCGACGTTCCAGCAGACGCCCTATACGCCGGAGCCGTACCTCGAAGGCGCGTACGTGTTCAAGTACCAGGGGCGGTATCACCTGCTGCACGCCGCGTGGAGCAAGACGTCGACCGATCCCGACGGGAGCACCGGGTACACCTACCTGCCCGGCTCCGCCCAGGAGCGGTTCCAGTACGACGTGATCGTCGCCGTCTCGGACAACTTCGAGGGGCCGTACTCCGAGCGGTACACCGCGGGTGTGGGCATCGGGCACAACAACTTCTTCATGGATCGCAGCGGCCACCTGTGGGCGACGTTCTTCCGTAATCCCGCCGGCGGCTACTGGGCCGACCCGGCGCGCGTCGACGACTCCGCGGTGGCCGGTGTGGTGCGGCTGGAATGGACCGGCCCGGAGGGCAACCGCCTGTACGTCGAGCGCCGCAACCGCGGTCACCTGCTCGGCGGTTGA
- a CDS encoding IS3 family transposase, with the protein MYRFIAAEKTTYPVRLLCRLLGVGHSAFYDWVRQGRQRAAERERHDQQRVEVTRQAWSEHRGVYGARRLTAELHERGHRWNRKAVARLMRLAGIEGAHRRRRGKPRRKAASTATAPDLVQRQFTATAPNRLWVADISYLRTWEGFLYLAVVVDAYSRRVVGWAMADHLRTELILDAVGMAIQHRRPARDQVIHHSDRGTQYTSFEFGRTLRSCGVLASMGSVADCYDNALAETFFATLKTELVYTRAWPSRHELEMEVFSYIEGFYNPRRRHSRLGNVSPDTYEKIHHESLTDIEVSGP; encoded by the coding sequence GTGTATCGGTTCATCGCCGCGGAGAAGACCACCTACCCGGTCCGTCTGCTCTGCCGGCTCCTCGGCGTCGGCCACAGCGCCTTCTACGACTGGGTTCGACAGGGACGCCAACGCGCCGCCGAGCGGGAACGCCACGACCAGCAGCGCGTCGAGGTCACCCGGCAGGCGTGGTCGGAGCACCGCGGCGTCTACGGCGCCCGACGGCTCACCGCCGAGCTACACGAACGCGGCCACCGATGGAACCGCAAGGCGGTTGCGAGGCTGATGCGGCTGGCTGGCATCGAGGGCGCCCACCGACGCCGGCGCGGCAAGCCCCGCCGCAAGGCCGCGTCCACGGCGACCGCGCCGGACCTGGTCCAGCGGCAGTTCACCGCGACCGCCCCGAATCGGCTCTGGGTCGCCGACATCTCCTACCTGCGCACATGGGAAGGATTCCTCTACCTCGCCGTCGTGGTCGACGCCTACTCCCGCCGCGTCGTGGGTTGGGCGATGGCCGATCACCTGCGCACCGAGCTGATCCTCGACGCCGTCGGCATGGCCATCCAGCACCGCCGACCCGCCCGCGACCAGGTCATCCACCACTCGGACCGCGGGACGCAGTACACGTCGTTCGAGTTCGGCCGCACCCTGCGCTCCTGCGGCGTGCTCGCCTCGATGGGCTCCGTGGCCGACTGCTACGACAACGCCCTGGCCGAGACGTTCTTCGCCACCTTGAAGACCGAGCTGGTCTACACCCGCGCCTGGCCCAGCCGACACGAGCTGGAGATGGAGGTCTTCTCCTACATCGAAGGCTTCTACAACCCTCGCCGCCGGCACAGCCGTCTGGGTAACGTCAGCCCCGACACCTACGAGAAGATCCACCACGAGTCCTTAACAGACATCGAGGTGTCCGGCCCATAG
- a CDS encoding DUF1501 domain-containing protein: MDILTRRRFLVASGVVGATALAAGAAAYRLDDLLATAGDRDPQARTLVLVTLYGGNDGLNTVIPYADPAYHDARPDLAYPAEEVKRLDDEVGLNPALSGLHRLHGEGRLAVVRGVGYPRPDRSHFRSMDIWQTAQPERPGSTGWLGRWLDRAGGDPRLAVSFEPALPPLLAGERGAGASVPVTGRTSAKGLPESALTAFATAAPDESPARARAAACFADLRSVDTMIRQVRDAAAAEEPEDDAETPAATATGGASTPLDAQLDLVAQCVEAGVATRVFSVSLGGFDTHADEKQLQQVLLGQVDRALTRFADRMARTDAGRRVVVAVHSEFGRRVRANASDGTDHGTASDMLLLGTAVRGGQYGEPPSLTDLDDGDLKFTTDFRDVYATLLERVLDTDPGEVLAGWRGRLTGVL; encoded by the coding sequence GTGGACATCCTGACCCGACGGCGGTTCCTGGTGGCCAGCGGCGTGGTCGGCGCGACCGCGCTCGCCGCCGGCGCGGCGGCGTACCGCCTGGACGACCTGCTCGCCACCGCGGGCGATCGCGACCCGCAGGCCCGCACCCTGGTCCTGGTCACGCTCTACGGCGGCAACGACGGCCTGAACACCGTCATCCCGTACGCCGACCCGGCCTACCACGACGCCCGACCCGACCTCGCGTACCCGGCCGAGGAGGTGAAACGGCTCGACGACGAGGTCGGCCTCAACCCCGCCCTGAGCGGCCTGCACCGGCTGCACGGCGAGGGACGGCTGGCGGTGGTGCGCGGCGTCGGCTACCCCCGGCCGGACCGCAGCCACTTCCGCTCGATGGACATCTGGCAGACCGCCCAGCCGGAGCGTCCCGGCTCGACGGGGTGGCTGGGCCGCTGGCTCGACCGGGCCGGCGGCGACCCCCGCCTCGCGGTGTCCTTCGAACCCGCGCTGCCACCGCTGCTGGCCGGTGAGCGGGGCGCGGGCGCCTCGGTGCCGGTGACCGGCCGGACGTCCGCGAAGGGCCTGCCCGAGTCGGCGCTGACCGCCTTCGCCACCGCCGCGCCGGACGAGTCGCCGGCCCGGGCCCGCGCCGCGGCCTGCTTCGCCGACCTGCGCTCCGTCGACACGATGATCCGTCAGGTCCGCGACGCGGCCGCCGCCGAGGAGCCGGAGGACGACGCGGAGACGCCGGCCGCCACCGCGACCGGTGGGGCGAGCACCCCGCTCGACGCGCAGCTCGACCTGGTCGCGCAGTGCGTCGAGGCCGGGGTCGCGACCCGGGTCTTCTCGGTCTCGCTGGGCGGCTTCGACACGCACGCCGACGAGAAGCAGTTGCAGCAGGTGCTGCTCGGTCAGGTCGACCGGGCGCTGACCCGGTTCGCCGACCGGATGGCGCGCACCGACGCGGGTCGCCGGGTGGTGGTGGCCGTCCACTCGGAGTTCGGCCGCCGGGTCCGCGCCAACGCCTCCGACGGCACCGACCACGGCACCGCCTCCGACATGCTGCTGCTCGGCACGGCGGTCCGCGGCGGACAGTACGGTGAGCCGCCGAGCCTGACCGACCTCGACGACGGTGACCTGAAGTTCACCACCGACTTCCGCGACGTCTACGCGACCCTGCTGGAGCGGGTGCTGGACACCGATCCGGGGGAGGTGCTCGCCGGCTGGCGGGGCCGGCTCACCGGCGTCCTCTGA
- a CDS encoding HAD domain-containing protein, whose translation MPRLTHPALIFLDVDGPLIPFKARPESREGSSGSFGRQPSSRGGNPLLDRLDPDDGPRLVALGCQLAWATTWMAEANEVISPRLGLPNLPVVDWPDDDEDPPRGLHWKTVPLIRWAAGRPFAWLDDELTGADRRWVAAHHPGRALLQRVDPYVGLTEEDLMMVRRWLEQGQAIT comes from the coding sequence ATGCCCCGCCTTACCCATCCCGCCTTGATCTTCCTCGATGTGGACGGCCCGCTGATCCCCTTCAAGGCCCGGCCAGAGAGCCGCGAGGGATCCTCGGGCAGTTTCGGCAGGCAGCCATCGTCCCGTGGTGGCAACCCTCTGCTCGATCGGCTTGACCCAGATGATGGACCCAGGCTGGTGGCGCTGGGTTGCCAGCTGGCGTGGGCAACGACATGGATGGCAGAGGCGAACGAGGTCATCTCGCCACGGCTCGGACTTCCGAACCTGCCTGTCGTCGACTGGCCAGACGACGACGAGGACCCGCCGCGCGGTCTGCACTGGAAGACCGTGCCCCTGATCCGGTGGGCGGCCGGGCGCCCGTTCGCCTGGCTCGATGACGAGCTGACCGGCGCTGACCGGCGGTGGGTGGCGGCGCATCATCCGGGGCGAGCGCTGTTGCAGCGCGTTGACCCATATGTGGGCCTGACCGAGGAGGACTTGATGATGGTCCGTCGCTGGCTCGAGCAGGGCCAGGCGATCACTTGA
- a CDS encoding ankyrin repeat domain-containing protein: MNLRQRKKRTKRLMEAVRREDAAAVSALLRAGADPNVPDRDRTTPLYQASVNGSVELVRVLLAAGAVPDTESGGDMEGTPLCAAAAWGYHTVVHLLLAHGADPNLREGQGTGYSPLDWALRGDHSQAAGLLLAAGAKPAAHADADI; the protein is encoded by the coding sequence GTGAACCTGCGACAGAGGAAGAAGCGCACGAAGCGACTGATGGAGGCAGTGCGACGCGAAGACGCTGCAGCCGTGAGCGCTCTCCTTCGCGCCGGTGCGGACCCCAACGTTCCCGACCGTGACCGCACGACTCCGCTGTATCAGGCATCCGTCAACGGCTCGGTTGAACTCGTGCGGGTACTCCTGGCAGCCGGCGCGGTACCCGACACCGAGAGCGGAGGGGACATGGAGGGAACGCCCCTATGCGCTGCCGCGGCCTGGGGATACCACACCGTCGTACACCTACTCCTCGCCCACGGTGCAGACCCGAATCTGCGCGAAGGCCAAGGAACCGGCTACTCACCACTGGATTGGGCGCTACGCGGCGATCATTCACAGGCGGCCGGCCTACTCCTGGCCGCAGGGGCGAAGCCCGCTGCTCATGCCGACGCTGACATCTGA
- a CDS encoding alpha/beta hydrolase, which translates to MTDDQVIAARTKANRAASSRAARIITGLPDRRARIEETSVDLPGRCLMLRVHRPKDTGRSLPLVVSFHGGGFFAGTAAQNDWLNSHLAARCPAVVVSVEYRLAPEHQLPEPINDGYDTVVRLVDDAAHWGIDPAAVAVMGESAGGTIAALVALRARQDGPPLRAQALIYPGTDWTESMTQYSSITENADNPTLSVSRLRAARKLSVPPTLDPRSVSPVKFESLAGLPPTLVITAALDPLADQGRHYADRLREDGTAARLTCYPRATHTFLSTPGLVPAARPARREIVAFLRSHLHPAPGG; encoded by the coding sequence ATGACCGACGATCAGGTGATCGCCGCGCGAACGAAGGCCAACCGCGCGGCATCGTCTCGTGCCGCACGGATCATCACCGGGCTGCCGGATCGCCGCGCGCGAATCGAGGAAACATCGGTCGATCTTCCAGGTCGCTGCCTGATGCTGCGGGTACACCGTCCGAAGGACACGGGCCGGAGCCTGCCGCTGGTCGTCTCGTTCCACGGCGGTGGCTTCTTCGCGGGCACCGCCGCGCAGAACGACTGGCTCAACAGCCACCTCGCGGCCCGGTGCCCGGCGGTGGTCGTCTCGGTGGAGTATCGCCTCGCCCCGGAGCACCAGCTGCCCGAGCCGATCAACGACGGCTACGACACCGTCGTCCGGCTCGTCGACGACGCTGCCCATTGGGGCATCGATCCCGCAGCCGTCGCCGTCATGGGCGAGAGCGCCGGTGGCACGATCGCCGCACTTGTCGCCTTGCGTGCCCGTCAGGACGGCCCGCCGCTGCGCGCACAGGCGCTGATCTACCCGGGCACGGACTGGACCGAGAGCATGACCCAGTACTCCTCCATCACGGAGAACGCCGACAACCCCACCCTGTCGGTCTCCCGGCTACGTGCAGCCCGCAAGTTGAGCGTGCCACCCACCCTCGACCCCCGCAGTGTGTCACCCGTCAAGTTCGAGAGCCTCGCCGGACTACCACCGACACTGGTCATCACAGCCGCGCTGGATCCGCTGGCCGACCAGGGACGCCACTACGCCGATCGACTTCGCGAGGACGGCACCGCCGCCCGCCTGACTTGCTACCCGAGGGCCACCCACACATTCCTGAGCACTCCAGGCCTGGTACCGGCCGCCCGGCCAGCGCGCCGCGAGATAGTCGCCTTCCTGCGCAGCCACCTCCATCCGGCTCCGGGAGGCTAA
- a CDS encoding transposase: MARQSKYPEEFRRQAAALVLDSGRTIRDVGRELGVNHETLRNWVAQLRQERDGGQSSSLLSDDERAELLRLRRQVAQLELEKEILKKAAVFFARETER, encoded by the coding sequence TTGGCTCGACAGAGCAAGTACCCCGAGGAGTTCCGGCGTCAGGCCGCGGCGCTGGTGCTGGATTCCGGCCGCACGATCCGTGACGTGGGCAGGGAGTTGGGGGTCAACCACGAGACGCTGCGCAACTGGGTGGCCCAACTGCGCCAGGAACGCGACGGCGGCCAGTCGTCGTCGCTGCTCAGCGACGATGAGCGTGCCGAGCTGCTGCGGTTGCGGCGGCAGGTGGCCCAGTTGGAGCTGGAGAAGGAGATCTTGAAAAAAGCCGCGGTCTTCTTCGCACGCGAGACGGAGCGGTGA
- a CDS encoding TRM11 family SAM-dependent methyltransferase, giving the protein MTTVTEHLPIPGEQHPPAGTENSDRQRDTHDGRHRDSGEHHQAPDRPQRLSVWTTAQQTGPVQRRGRYLPESVKHPARMLPAIAAHAIAAYTQPGDLVLDPMCGIGTTLVEAIHADRDAIGVEYEPRWSIIADANITHAHQHGATGRASVLRGDATRLTSLLPAALAGQVTLVVTSPPYGPTVHGLVRPGADGVAKFDNAYNDGTDRGNLAYRDLTGLTDGFEQILTGCATLLRPGGTVVVTARPWRKHGQLVDLPSAVIAAGQRAGLIPTERCVALLAAVRDGHLVARPSFFQLQAVRKARTSGTPLHLITHEDVLIFRQPHTQPPPENLPGTGGGGAPR; this is encoded by the coding sequence GTGACCACCGTGACTGAACACCTCCCCATCCCAGGCGAGCAGCACCCGCCAGCCGGCACCGAGAACAGCGACCGCCAGCGCGACACCCACGATGGCCGCCACCGCGACAGCGGCGAACATCACCAGGCACCGGACCGGCCGCAGCGCCTGTCGGTATGGACCACCGCGCAGCAGACCGGGCCCGTACAGCGCCGCGGCCGCTACCTTCCCGAGTCGGTCAAGCACCCCGCCCGGATGCTCCCCGCGATCGCCGCCCACGCCATCGCCGCCTACACCCAACCCGGCGACCTCGTCCTCGACCCCATGTGCGGCATCGGCACCACCCTCGTCGAAGCCATCCACGCCGACCGCGACGCCATCGGCGTCGAATACGAGCCACGCTGGTCCATCATCGCCGACGCCAACATCACCCACGCCCACCAGCACGGCGCCACCGGCCGCGCCTCCGTCCTCCGCGGCGACGCCACCCGCCTGACATCACTCCTGCCCGCCGCACTCGCCGGGCAGGTCACCCTCGTGGTCACCTCACCCCCGTACGGGCCCACCGTGCACGGCCTCGTCCGGCCCGGAGCCGACGGGGTAGCAAAATTCGACAACGCCTACAACGACGGCACCGACCGCGGAAACCTCGCCTACCGCGACCTCACCGGCCTCACCGACGGCTTCGAACAAATCCTGACCGGCTGCGCCACCCTGCTACGCCCCGGCGGCACCGTCGTGGTCACCGCCCGACCCTGGCGCAAGCACGGCCAACTGGTCGACCTGCCCTCCGCCGTCATCGCCGCCGGCCAGCGCGCCGGCCTCATCCCCACCGAACGATGCGTCGCCCTGCTCGCCGCGGTCCGCGACGGGCACCTCGTCGCCCGACCGTCGTTCTTTCAACTCCAAGCCGTACGCAAAGCCCGCACCAGCGGCACCCCGCTGCACCTGATCACCCACGAGGACGTGCTGATCTTCCGCCAGCCGCACACCCAGCCACCTCCCGAAAACCTCCCAGGCACCGGCGGAGGTGGCGCGCCTCGATGA
- a CDS encoding DUF4241 domain-containing protein, whose protein sequence is MPYLPDLTTVLVDGARITQGGVEYVIKARGVGMVTLPSGQVVGCDPLIAPDTAAPFTVTVEPGRYRLDAWVAAVHQSGSEPQDRTAALQLVISDQPTMRWELALTNGQDPTELGADGFFGYPVDAGVGTLADAVAVGALAHWEFDQVDEVFIPAQVPPAPAAVDAITDEASGANVIIVSSGWGDGIYPTFIGYAADGEVTSYVTDFLVIPNQTA, encoded by the coding sequence ATGCCATACCTGCCTGACCTGACCACGGTGTTGGTCGACGGTGCTCGGATTACACAAGGCGGCGTCGAGTACGTGATCAAGGCGCGTGGGGTTGGCATGGTGACGCTGCCGAGCGGCCAGGTTGTCGGTTGCGATCCCTTGATTGCCCCCGACACAGCGGCGCCGTTCACGGTCACGGTCGAGCCCGGCCGGTACCGGCTGGACGCGTGGGTCGCGGCGGTCCACCAGAGCGGAAGCGAACCGCAGGACCGCACCGCCGCTCTCCAGCTCGTTATCAGTGATCAGCCGACGATGCGTTGGGAGCTGGCACTGACGAACGGCCAAGATCCCACCGAGCTGGGAGCGGACGGGTTCTTCGGCTACCCAGTTGACGCGGGCGTGGGCACACTGGCAGACGCGGTCGCTGTGGGAGCGCTGGCCCACTGGGAGTTCGACCAGGTGGACGAGGTCTTCATCCCGGCGCAGGTGCCGCCCGCTCCTGCCGCTGTCGATGCAATCACGGATGAGGCGTCCGGAGCGAACGTGATCATCGTTAGCTCCGGGTGGGGCGACGGCATCTACCCGACCTTCATCGGTTATGCCGCGGACGGCGAGGTAACCAGCTACGTCACCGACTTTCTGGTCATTCCGAACCAGACGGCATAG